GCCAAGCCACGGTATCATCCCGGCGGAGCTTATTGATAAAGTTAAAAACTACTATGAGCACAAAGGCCACACCCACATCGCCGATGATTTGAGCCGCCAGACGCACCAACAAGGCCATACGCGCGCCCAAAGGACAATCAGGCAAGCATCGAGAGATGTTCCCTCGCTGCTCCCCGATGGCCAGACCGTCAAGGTATACTCCGCCAGAAATACGGAAAGACTGCGTTTGAAATTGATGCGCAGCAGCTCTACAGTCTCCTCCGATAAGAGTGTAAACGAAGCGTATGACGGCTCCAAGGCTACCTATGATTTTTTAAAAAAGCGCTACAACTGGAGATCGGTCGACAACCATAAAATGCCGCTCTATTCCACAGTCCACTACGACCGCAACTACTGCAACGCTTTCTGGGATGGCGATGAGATGGTTTACGGAGACGGCGACGGAAAGTTTTTCAACCGGTTTACCAAATCGATTGACGTCGCAGGACATGAGATGGGCCATGGTGTGACGCAAGAGCGCTGCGGCATCGCCGTCAGCCGCGATGGAAAACCCACGGGTGTCGACTACGAAAAGGAAGCGGGAGGCATCAACGAGGGTTTATCAGACATATTAGGCATCCAAATTAAGCAAAACGCTCTTGGCCTCACATCCGCCCAGTCAGACTGGCTGATCGGCTCCGAAATCATCGCCGAGTACAAAGGTAAAAAATACGCCCTCCGCTCTATGGCAAATCCAGGTACGGGATTTGTAGACCACCCCTATCTCGGTACCGACAGCCAGGTGTGGCGCTACTCCGATTATCTGACGCGCGCCCAAACCGACGAAGTCGATCCACACGACTCTTCGGGTATTGTCAACAAAGCGTTCTGGCATGCCTCCATGAAACTGGGGGGAAACTCCTGGGAGAAGGCGGGCAGGGTTTATTTTGAAACGATGCCCCTCATCAAATTTGATGAAACGTTTGGGGGGATTGCTGATAAAACCATAGCCACCGCCCAAAAGCTCTTCGGACAGGGCAGCGCCGAAGAGGCTGCGATCATCGAAAGCTGGAAGATCGTGGAAGTTAAACTATAAGCCCCGCTTGGTGCCTGTAATTTAACTGAAATCATATGATTGGCTTGCTGAATTGGCCGACATACCGAAAGCGTCTCAACATTTGGGATTTAAAGATGCTTTTGGCATATCGGCCAGTTCAGCCGCAAAGCATACATTCTTCAACTTTTGCTACAGGCTCGTGAGGCACAGGGTATTTCGTCTGCTACCCTTCCTTCACGCCTGAATCTAAAAATTCAGGAATTTTCAATTCCTGGCGGTACAAATTTCCTTCCAATCTTCCCTCAAATAATGTAAACTTCTCTTTTTAAACCAATTATGTGTACCCCGATATGCGAATCCTTGGGATTGAAAGTACTTGCGATGAAACAGCGGCGGCCGTCGTCGAGAATGGATCGGACATCCTGTCCAATATCGTCGCCTCACAGCAGGATCTACACGAGCGTTTCGGCGGAGTAGTTCCTGAGCTTGCCTGCAGGAGGCACATCGAAGTGATGCTGCCCGTGATCAAAAAAGCGCTCTCCGAAGCGGGAACGACCCTGGATGGGATCGACCTGATCGCCGCCTCTTTTGCGCCCGGACTGATCGGCGCCATCATGATCGGCCTGAGCTG
The sequence above is drawn from the Estrella lausannensis genome and encodes:
- a CDS encoding M4 family metallopeptidase produces the protein MSLSSVAPSVSTDTTVAYHHQPSHGIIPAELIDKVKNYYEHKGHTHIADDLSRQTHQQGHTRAQRTIRQASRDVPSLLPDGQTVKVYSARNTERLRLKLMRSSSTVSSDKSVNEAYDGSKATYDFLKKRYNWRSVDNHKMPLYSTVHYDRNYCNAFWDGDEMVYGDGDGKFFNRFTKSIDVAGHEMGHGVTQERCGIAVSRDGKPTGVDYEKEAGGINEGLSDILGIQIKQNALGLTSAQSDWLIGSEIIAEYKGKKYALRSMANPGTGFVDHPYLGTDSQVWRYSDYLTRAQTDEVDPHDSSGIVNKAFWHASMKLGGNSWEKAGRVYFETMPLIKFDETFGGIADKTIATAQKLFGQGSAEEAAIIESWKIVEVKL